Within Spinacia oleracea cultivar Varoflay chromosome 4, BTI_SOV_V1, whole genome shotgun sequence, the genomic segment AAAGAATTCTTGAAGGAGTCCCAGCGAAATGGGCAAACACCAAACTGAACGACGGCGAATTTCTCGGCGGAATCCTTAACTTTGAGGTACCGAATATCGTACCGATCGAGCTCGAACGACTCGCGCCAAGGAGAGCTCGTAACTCCGGTCATTTCCAAATCAATGGCAACAAAATCGGCCGCTTTGACATGGTTTGTGAGGTCGATTAGGGTTTCTTCGAAGTTCGATTTTGTTACATTTTTCAATGAGAAATTTGTtgttgaggaagaagaagaagcggTTAGGGTTCGAATTAgggcagaggagagagaaaatggcgaCACTCTACTGAATTTCTTCATTCTGTTATACCCACCCTGTTCACTCTgtttcaggtcactgaaacatTTTTCCGATGAatagaagaagaaagaagaaaaaatgTGTTCAAACCGGACGGAACCGGATTGGACTTGAGCGAAGGCAGGAAATTTGAATATCCAAGAGTCTGGGTATTGTGAAAATTAATAGGCGTATTTACTATGGGGATTTTTATTCGACGTCTTGTTCCGTTAATAACGCCCTAATTTATTACGTAAAAGTACGATTTTGCCCTTTAAAATCAAATTCACCTCCCTCCCTCATCACCCTTCTCCTTCCCTGCTCTCTCCCTCCCTTCCTCCTGCCAGCACCCCTCCCTCAACGCCGCCGCCAATTTCAGCCCAACTCCGGTCGGCCATCTCAACCCATCTCCGCCGCCATCACAGTAACATCACAACAATCTCGCCGACCATCGCAAAACCTACATGGGACTGGCGCACAAACTTTGCATGAACGACATGGTAGTGGCGCACAGTAACATCACAACAATCTCGCCGACCATCGCAAAACCTACATGGAGTAAATTAATGAAAACCCACGGGTTGGAGTATTATTTGTCACCTTGGGACTTTTAAAATAACCGCAACCAACTCACTTGacaaatacgaagtattaattttagtaaaacaaTTAGTCAAATAATGTAATATCACAAATTCTCTTAGAATTACAGACTAGCAGAAAACAAATTCTTTATTGTTTAGTAAACTCAATTACTCTgtataatatttaaataatcAATATTTTCGATCATTCACTAAACTGATTTCCAAATAAACATGTGATATAAAAACGCATAGGGTTCAAAAAGAAAATCGcttctctctctaaactttttttcctctcttctctctccttccacCGTTTGCTTCACCGCATCAATTCTTCCCACCAGCTCGCCGGCGATCGGTGATTTTGGATCACCAGATCGCCATCGCCGGCGAGGGGAGTGGATATGGTTgtttaattgtagtttttagtTGATTTAAGTGCTTTTTATGGTTTGTCGTAGTTCTTGCGGTGTTCTTCGATCGCCAAATTTTGGAGTTTCTAATCGAGGAGGTGTGGTTGGTTTGTTGGCTTTTGTGGTATCACCCACCACCGTGCTCGGCGGTTTTTTTCGCCGCTAGGGTGGTTCCGCCGCTTATCTGCCGCCGTTCAAGTTGCCTTCCAAGTCCAATTGGTATGTTTTCTCTGTGTTTAGTTTCTCTTTTGGTTGTTGATCTCTCTTTTGAGGGGTTTGTTGGGTCTATAGGTTGGTCGATGATTTGGGGTTTCTTAAGTAGGATTTTCTTTCTTCGTATTAAGTGTTTGTTCTGCTGGCTTGGTGTGTTCTGGATGTGTATGTTAATTTGGGGGGATTTGTGTTGTGTGGGTTTGGGCGTCTCAAGGGATTGTGCTGGTTTTATGGCTATGCCCTGCTTCGTTTGTTTGGTCAGGGTGCTGGCCCTCTCCTATGTGGGGGAGGGAAACCAGTGTAGTTATAATCCTAAGGTCGTTGTTTCTAGGGTGTCCTTAGGAGGTTATTTGATGGAAGTTATGCTTAAAGGGTTTGGTGTGAGGAGGAGAATTTTGTCTGCGTACGGAGTTGCTGTCCCTGTGGTTTCTTTAGTTAGTTTGTTGGTGATGATTTTATCTGTCATCACTGTTAAATCATATCTTGAAGGAGGCTCCCCATCTTTAATGTTTGGGGCCAGCATTCAATTGCAAGGCTTCTCATGGTAGAGTCACCAAGGAAAGTGGCTATGCCAGTATCGTTCCAAGCCTCCTAGGTTGGTATGTATCTCGTTCCCTAGGAGTGGTCGGGTGTCATGTGTGGGTTGTTCAATCAGGGTGTATTCTTCGTCAGAGGTTTTCTTCACTTCTCATCGGCTTCCATCGTCAAGTTGCTTCAAGGTTTCTGCAATGTCAAGGTCCCTATTCCGGTGTAATAGTTCCACCATCGTCATTCTCATGCTTCCCCATAATGAATGTGTTGTGGGTTCAAGGTCTGGCTGCGGTTGGTTTGTGTCTCACTCGGTTTTTCAGGCTCCGATCTACTGCCTCAATGCAAGGCATTTCCGTCCCCGTGCTCATTGGCTGCCTTTGTTTGTATGTTTTTAGTCATGGCCCATGTAATAGTTTAGTATTCGGCTTGTTGTATTCGCTTTTCTTAGTTTCCTAGTTTAAATGAACtccttgtcaaaaaaaaaaaaaaacatgtcatATGATATGACAAATAATTAGATACAAGTTTGATAAACATAATAAtattttctaattaaattacgcTTAACCCATAGACTCACTTTAATTTCAAAAGAGATGTAAGAACCTAAAACCATAATCTCAAActattagtcaaaatttcagCTCTTCATTAAACTTGATTTATGTTGAAAATGAACCTAAAACCATAATCTCAAACTATTTTTAAAAAGAGATTTAGAAACGAATTTAAGCGAATTATTACAAAAGAGACCATGGGCAAGCACTAAACCAAGTTGACAAATACTTTCCGTAGTAGCATTTTTACAGCGTCAACAACTACACCTACTTGACAAGGATGTAGCCATGTAGGTGGTGTTAGGGTTTTGTATACTTTTTTGGTAGATTAAAAGCGTTCTACCAATCGAACAGAAAAGTTGGGAGTTCAATCTGACTAATAATACCACTACTGCCTATAACATGCTACGAAATTTGCACCATCGTCCTCATTACTGGTTGTTCAGCAAGGAATATGACCAACTTGCTTTAGAAATCAAATCATTGATATTCTTATCTTTGTCCCCTGACTGTCAGCATCAGCATCAGCATCAGCATCAGCATCAGCAACCTGCTAATTCTTCAGGCCTATATCAAGATTTGCTTCTTGTATAAACTCGTTCAGCAACACAAGCATTTGACATTTGTTGTCCCGTATCAGAAAGGGAAATGACACATACATGGCCTTCTCATATCCTTACTTACTGCCATCGAACAAGACGTGCAGCAAAAGCTCCATCCATTGAATGCTTCACTGGGCATGAGCGGTAGAATCCTTGTTCAGTTGAAAACTCAGATGGAACATATCTGTCAACAGGCTCTATTTGGAATTCCTATCACTCAGCAAACAATATATTAACAcatagaagaagaagaaaagaattaCCCAGTCAGCAATTATAAGAGATGAAACTACTATTTTACACCAACAATACCGGATGTCTGATAAGAAATGCAGAGaccctctcttcattttcttcagGATCAATGGAGCAGGTACTGTACACAAGCACACCGTCTGCTTTGACCAGCCTGTGTATGTTAAACAAACCCACAGAATAAaggaaatttttgaaaaaaaacattaattaacatCATGCACTTCAAAAGGAACGCTAGATCTTCATCTCACTTGCAAGCAGCATCCAACAGCTCGTCCTGCAATGACTTTAGCTCTTCCAAATCCTCCAGCTTTCTATTCCAGCGCAAATCCGGCCtcttcaggaaaaaaaaaatgaaactttgATCAACGTTTTCACACCTAAAAACAGATAGAAAATTAAGTTTTAAAGAATCCGAACAGCAGAAAAGGAGAACCGCATACTTTGGAAAGTACACCAAGGCCAGAACATGGTGCATCTAGCAGAACTTTATCAAACTTCAAATTGTTGCTGTCCTGATCGAGGTAAATAGAGGTAGTTGTTTCAGCGAAAAAGAAGCAGAAAACAAAGGTAGTGGAGTAACTTATTTTACAACGACGTACTGCAAAGGATCGAAGATCAGCATGGATGCAAGAGATCACACTATCAACACACTGCAGCTTGGCTGTTTCTTCAAGAATCCGTAGACGACCTTTATTTATATCAATTGCTGATATCATACCTGAAAATGCAGAACCGGCATCATCAGTAGTTCAACTGTCAAATAAGGAAGAAGTCTGTTTGCTCCTTATGTACCTTGGCCTTTCAAGCGAGATGCCATGAAGAGTGTCTTCCCCCCAGGAGCAGCACAGCAATCAATAATGCAATCATCAGGTTGTGGATCCAGAACAGAGACAGCTAGACCTGAAGCAAAGTTATTGTGTTTGTCATCCAAAATTTTATTGGAGATGATGAAGCCATACATTGTCTGATATCTAATCTTCCTATATAATCTTTCAGAAGAGTAGGTAAAAAGATGGAGTTTTAACCAATGTGAGAATAAAGGCATCAGATTAGATGGTCTTGAttcaagaaagaaaaataaagtatGAAAAGATGAAATATGTAAAGAGCTTAATGCTGAATATTTTGGCAGTGTCAGCATCACAATACAAGAAGACCTAGAAGCATTATCTTTGAAGCTGTTAAACATAATGGCACTTGGGATTTGCTGACCTGCACTCTCATCCTGGACCGAACATAAGCCTTCTTTAAGAAATCCATTTTGTATCACAATCTGGGATATGGAAAACAAATCAGTATATAATCTAAGAAATCAGTCATCTTATACTAAACATTAAGTTACTATGACAAGAAAGTACCTGCATCCCTCTTCTGATGCAGACAAAATCATCCAAATACGAGGAAGGCTCATGTAGAACCTGAAGATAAAGTATTGTGATGCGCATAGAGTTTGAGAAAAAAGACGCCCAGTATGAAGCTACAAGGGAAAAGTCAGTAACCTTCAAGATGTTAAGCTTCGTAATGAGGTCTTCTCGAGTTAATCCTTTTGCAATATTGGCCCTTGTACCAAGAAAGCCAAATTTAGCAACGAGGGAAAATCAGGATTAGTTCATTAGTACCATAAACATGACTTAGGCAGCGAAAACATTAGACAATTCATGACCcagaggaaaaaaaaattgccaaCCGTAAGCTGAAACTTGGATCAGTATTATTCCATATCATCAATTTTATAGCTGCTTCTTGTCCAAGATACTTGGTCCACCGTCTTACCATCCACTGGGGAGGAGGTGTTATGAGGGGAAAAAAGGAGACCAGTCagtattgaaaattgttttataCCCTAAGAGCATAGCACCATCAGCAACTGGATTTCATATTTTCATTACAAACTCACCACTGGATGGGAATGAGTAGTAGCAAGGGCACGTGCTTGAGCACGATCGTTACCGTCTAACTTGGGTACAGGAAGGGAGTCGTTATCCTGTAGAGAGAAAAGGCCTTATGTTATAAACATTATCAAGGGCGGACAATTTAATTATGAATATTGAtaaagtataaaactaatcttggggcttcaaccattagcttaaacttttggttgaagc encodes:
- the LOC110782752 gene encoding uncharacterized protein isoform X3, whose protein sequence is MAATVTNFHPVFLLSDSDSYISSNPRKPNFSKRLFTTSPLLFPTIVSHALTQNTPPYSSSSKPKLKKTGGLDSSEKTQKLNLQVSPHRAVAAVRLMRIEFGGAFADLLNERGKGSGNNEMEYVERTLGFRTRDLEERDLRMVTNIVGGAIRWRKYLDYLILSLCHDEISFRNMEPLLLQILRIGFYEIVKREMPPYAVVDEDNDSLPVPKLDGNDRAQARALATTHSHPVWMVRRWTKYLGQEAAIKLMIWNNTDPSFSLRANIAKGLTREDLITKLNILKVLHEPSSYLDDFVCIRRGMQIVIQNGFLKEGLCSVQDESAGLAVSVLDPQPDDCIIDCCAAPGGKTLFMASRLKGQGMISAIDINKGRLRILEETAKLQCVDSVISCIHADLRSFADSNNLKFDKVLLDAPCSGLGVLSKRPDLRWNRKLEDLEELKSLQDELLDAACKLVKADGVLVYSTCSIDPEENEERVSAFLIRHPEFQIEPVDRYVPSEFSTEQGFYRSCPVKHSMDGAFAARLVRWQ
- the LOC110782752 gene encoding uncharacterized protein isoform X1 → MAATVTNFHPVFLLSDSDSYISSNPRKPNFSKRLFTTSPLLFPTIVSHALTQNTPPYSSSSKPKLKKTGGLDSSEKTQKLNLQVSPHRAVAAVRLMRIEFGGAFADLLNERGKGSGNNEMEYVERTLGFRTRDLEERDLRMVTNIVGGAIRWRKYLDYLILSLCHDEISFRNMEPLLLQILRIGFYEIVKREMPPYAVVDENVNLAKFALRPGAGNMVNGILRKLVSLKDNDSLPVPKLDGNDRAQARALATTHSHPVWMVRRWTKYLGQEAAIKLMIWNNTDPSFSLRANIAKGLTREDLITKLNILKVLHEPSSYLDDFVCIRRGMQIVIQNGFLKEGLCSVQDESAGLAVSVLDPQPDDCIIDCCAAPGGKTLFMASRLKGQGMISAIDINKGRLRILEETAKLQCVDSVISCIHADLRSFADSNNLKFDKVLLDAPCSGLGVLSKRPDLRWNRKLEDLEELKSLQDELLDAACKLVKADGVLVYSTCSIDPEENEERVSAFLIRHPEFQIEPVDRYVPSEFSTEQGFYRSCPVKHSMDGAFAARLVRWQ
- the LOC110782752 gene encoding uncharacterized protein isoform X2 — encoded protein: MAATVTNFHPVFLLSDSDSYISSNPRKPNFSKRLFTTSPLLFPTIVSHALTQNTPPYSSSSKPKLKKTGGLDSSEKTQKLNLQVSPHRAVAAVRLMRIEFGGAFADLLNERGKGSGNNEMEYVERTLGFRTRDLEERDLRMVTNIVGGAIRWRKYLDYLILSLCHDEISFRNMEPLLLQNVNLAKFALRPGAGNMVNGILRKLVSLKDNDSLPVPKLDGNDRAQARALATTHSHPVWMVRRWTKYLGQEAAIKLMIWNNTDPSFSLRANIAKGLTREDLITKLNILKVLHEPSSYLDDFVCIRRGMQIVIQNGFLKEGLCSVQDESAGLAVSVLDPQPDDCIIDCCAAPGGKTLFMASRLKGQGMISAIDINKGRLRILEETAKLQCVDSVISCIHADLRSFADSNNLKFDKVLLDAPCSGLGVLSKRPDLRWNRKLEDLEELKSLQDELLDAACKLVKADGVLVYSTCSIDPEENEERVSAFLIRHPEFQIEPVDRYVPSEFSTEQGFYRSCPVKHSMDGAFAARLVRWQ